DNA from Malus sylvestris chromosome 11, drMalSylv7.2, whole genome shotgun sequence:
tagagctcataaacctgcatcccagtgttagtgctcccgtctgtggccagggcacaattcttcacgtgatgttcacctcacgcaccttacgctcaccttggattcaAGGTTGGTGCACAGGCCTGTCGTAccgaccactataggtggttccgacttgtaggtgatcCACGATTATtcacacagtcttcacgtgatcgtagcactagagcgtatttatttacacccagtcctgttgtACAAACCACTATATGTGGTTCTGACTTGTGTGcagagatatgtgatgagctagcatatgtaatgagataTGTAACGAGCTAGAATGTGTAATGAGATATGTGacaagctagcatatgtaatgagatatgtgacgggctagcatatgtaatgagatatgtgacaggctagcatatgtaatgagataTATGAAGAGCTAGCATAAgtaatgagatatgtgatgagctagcatatgtaaagAGATATGCGACGGGCTAGCATATGTAAAGAGATATGtgacgagctagcatatgtaatgagatatgtgacgggctagcatatgtaatgagacgagctagcatatgtaatgagatatgtgacgggctagcatatgtaatgagatatgtgatgagctagcatatgtaatgagatatctgacgagctagcatatgtaatgagatatgtgatgagatatgattaagtcgtacagatcactagagatgACTCTTACTTAtaagctagcattgattgatgagatatggttgTAGTCGCACatgtcaccataggtgactccgactggcatgctagtatgggttattaagcacttcattatttatattgctaatgTGATGCTATGATGtggtatacttctggatttaATGTTAGTATActtttaatttcatgtttattcgtagtatgattttctagaAGCTAAACAGGTGTTACAATGAGGGATTATATCATTTAGAAGGTCTTTATTAAAGCTCTATTTTCTGACACTCACTCTTGTTTTTATCCTTCCAGGTCTAGTAGTAGAgctttcgtatcgacgaggattcatggcaagtcttggtattggagattaccttcgatagtatgattttcaatccacactattgtactttacttgtgctctgacgtcacgtgtgaaatgggttcatatCCGCTCACAgtgcactcttgtatttaggcactcttaggtttaaatttattgacatttttccacatcatcatactttatggcttcgtcaccctccaggtgttggccagtacagctcgattcggagtcctagtggacatctcgggtcggggtgtgtcaattctAGTTTGTAACAATCATGTAATCATACTTTCGATTATGCATAACTGCACTTTTATGTGTTTGCTGTTTTATGAAACTTCTAGATGCTCTGATGTAAATAATAATGAGATTTAATCCCCGAAAATGTGTCCCCAACTGGGGAGTTTGATTAGGAAACTTTGTAGCAACTCTTATTAATAATCAACATTTTGGTTCAAACTCACTCACATGGTGTTTATCTTACTATGGCTTTCGTTATTAGGTTGGCTTGTGACGTCATCACTCAATGGGGACATATGGTCAATTTAGTGATAGCCAGCACATGACGGCCTCATAACTTATGTTATTGGGGTCGGGGTATGTCATTTAAttcttgaaaaaattgaaattttgattaaaacctagTGCTTAAATTATATATTGGTTATAGTGTTTTGATGTGCACtttaattcaaattcatattttatttttgtttcaataTTAGAATTAAGTACCTAAAGCTCCCCAACCTTTTAGTGTCATTCCAAATTAATCTCAACTTTTTTTAACATTTCAAACAAGTACCaaacctattgaaaatgtcataTCCGTTAAGCCCCAGTTAAAAATATGTTAAATTAAGTAGGGCTTACATTGTATCCAAAATCAATAGAAGGTCATAAAAGCATAGCCTCCACCAACTAGATGACTACCACCCATGTTAGGCAATCACCTCCAAATCCAATGCAAAACCACCAACTCCACCCTACaactcaagccaccaacatcGAGAAAAAGGTTATGGAGGTTGCTAAAACAGTATGGACCGTCATGATGTGGCTATCACCATCTTCATGCCCACAAAGAAGAATTTGAAGCTTTACGAGCTAAGAATTTGCAAATGATGAAATCACATGAGCATCTAAATTCTTAATCCTCTTTCTTGTTAGGAGATTGCCAACCTAAtgtaatttctatttggatccATTTTCGATTCGATTCAATATGTGTTTGATCATTTGGGAttcatattatataatttatatttgaaaattaaattttgaggCACTACTATTAATGTTGACCATGATATACCAAGTTGTTTGGTTTTTAATGTAATCTATGTTTAAAAAATTTACTAGGCTTTAACAAATGTAACATTTCAATAGATTGAATACTTGTTTGGAATATTTTAAAAGGTTGAGACCAATTTAGAATGACACTAAAATGTTGAGGGGTTTTATGTATTTAATCCTaatatttaatgtgtatttttataATGTCTctcttaattaaatatttaaattttttaatatacacattttaatttattaatattgtttaaCTCCCTCCAAATATATCCTTATAAATGTACCTAAATGAGAAACATTCCACAAAAATGTGACACATaagaaaaatatgtaaatacaTAAGTGTACAGAAATATTAACATGGATTGATGTATCTAAATGTATGTACTGAAATTTATGTACAAAATGGAAGTACTGAAAAGTATTATGaataattaatgtacctaaatgtctgTATCAATGAATATATATTGAAAGATATTaaatgaattaatgtacctaaatgaaaaacacaaattgtatcgaaatataatacaaaaaaACTAGTTTACCTATATGTCTACaccaaaatatataattaaaggtaactaatacattaaaattagaaataaagagaaataaaacatcaaaatataattaataaatgaggtgatTAAATATATCAGGggatgaaaaattaattagatattttttttaacaaatgacattatttacactaaaggggaAGGAGTGGACTTAACCTCGTAATGAGTTAGTAATAATGCGGTTTAAATTCTTCTTTGGCGATAATCGAGTCTAAggcctcttacttacaagtgaagaggaatacaactatactgtagtactaagtagctTAATTACATATTAATCTTACACAAAATTATAGTCTAAAAGTGATATTTTCGAACGatgaaaatgaagttttctatagaAATATTATCTTTAGATCATTAACTTAAGATGCCGCTGGACTACTATCTCTCAAAAGCAATGGTATAAAATAGGCTATTTCATCGGACTAAAGTCATCGGCCTACTATGACAGTCTACCATCTCCTCCCTCAGAGTAGCTCCAGCGGGAGCTCCTGCTCGAGGGACAGGCTCCTAAACAGGGTTTGATTGCCCAAGGGAGGAAGTCCAGCGTTCGCTGGCGAGGGAGCCCAAGCAGCCCCGAGCGCCAGGGCCGTCGATTCTCGCCATCCCGAAAGCCTGAGGTGGATCTGACGTCAGTTGACGTCAGACGcctgttttaatgtttttttctgTTAGGCCGTACCTCCTCCAGCTCTAACTCCATGGCCGTACCTCCTCCAGCTCCCACTTCACTCTTCCCCCCACTCCTCTCAGCTTTTCTTCTCCCAATCGCGAAAAACCGGAATCTCTCTCGTCTCTCCGATTCCGGTCAAGCTCTCCCTCTCGGTCTAGCCAAGAGAAGCGAAATTAAAACGCCGAGCAAGTAAAGGAGTACCTTCGAGGCCGGTCTCTCCGGCTGCGGAGCTCCATTCCTGGTTCGACCCGTTTCCGACGGTGCTTCGTCCGTACAACTCCATCACAAAAACGGCGGCGTGTTGGGTTTGTTGTACACTTTCAGCAACTATGAGGAGCAGAGTAAGGGGGAAAGGGAGAGCTGTACATGATTCCCACCACCCTTCTAGAAAGGCCTTAAAGGATCGAAGAAGCTCGATCAAGCAGAAGAGAATGTgcgagaaagaggagagagagaggaacggAGACGGTTGCTTCACAGTGATGGAGAAGCTTAATTGCTCTCTCTTGATTTTTCACGCTAGTTCTTGCATTTTGTAATGCTTTTGTGTGTGTTcttacctctataaaaatttaaattttgataagTGGATTACTTATTCTTACTAAATTTTGGTAAGTGGAAATTaagtaatttaattaattaaaaattaaataaaaaattaaataatcgCCGTGTGGATTTTGCGAAATTACAAATTTTAtacgaaattacaaataaaattattttgtattattttataaataaaaaatagtaatattttattaccaatTGTTAAGGCTATTAGAGATGCAAAAAGCAGTTATTGTTCATTAAGACGGTTACTGTTCAcatggtggattgaatagtggattgacTGGAGAAAGGCTCCAACGGCGGAGTTGCTCTCAAACTCAAGATAACCTATCCCGGCCCCTCAAGCGGTAAAGGGCCACTTGCTGGCCTATAGAATACTTAAATTGTTATTTATGAATATGAACTTGTGAAAGAAATTCGGTCGTACAATATAATTTTTCCTTATTACTATATTTATTTTGGAGAAAAGTTACAGAAAGTACACAACCATAAATTTATAAACTTTTGTTAGGTGCACTTAGCACAAATTTTAAACAGACAGGTCCCCTACTATTTATTGTAAACCATCCATTTCAAGGTACAACTTGGAGAGCAGAGCTGATTTTTTCGGTCAGTGCTATTGTTTTAGCGTCTCCTTGCAGCAGTTTCTCTTTGGGCATTAAAGAAGACAGCAGTCACAGGAAGGCCAAGGTCATTTGCCTCTGCAAATTTTCGGGTATTGAAGTGGTCCTTTGATGCAGGAGGGATTACTGTCTGCCTGGCTTTCTGCTTGAACAGAAGAAACACAAACCTGTGGATCCCTATGTTTGGCCTTGGCATTTCATATTTCACCACCTCCCTTcctgtttttaattaaatatcacacgttcaaacaaacaaaaaatcatattcatTATCTCTCTAAGAACATAATGGACTTACCAAATGTGTTATCAGTAGTGCCTGGGATGTCAGTCACAATCCTATAATCAAGAAGGCCAATTATTTAGTCcaaattttttaacaaaattatcACACTGAATTCATGAGTATGCAATAGAAGCTTCTGTCTTCTGATTATGTAGGTTTATCCAAAAACAATTATAAGGAAATAGAAACTCCCTGCATCAGGCCATCTCTGACAGGAAAAAAAGCCCAGATAAATTTACCAGGTCAATCATGTAAATATACAAACTTATTGGAAAGGAAAAAGATCAGTAAGATTCAAGGACGCAGTTAATTTTATGTTATATAAAAAAGACGCATATTTAGTTTATAATTTGCATGATTTTCTCGATGTCTTGTAAAAATATTGGTAACGCCTAATAACTGATATTCTCTGCGGTAtaaaaggtttgtgtttcatATTTTAATCTTCAGGTGGATATAATCGCAAGTTAATTAATTAGAGGTCGGTACAAGTGTAAGTGTTCCCTCAGATATGGGTCTCTAGGGCCGGGAAAATGAttgccttttattttcttttccttatttAAGGTTGCATTTTTATGATCATCTCTTCAGGGAAGGGTTTACCAGTGTAAGTGTTCCTTCAGGTATGGGTCACTAGGGCCCGGAACATCTGGATCCGTCATGACCTACAAAGAACAAAATaactattttaaattaaatccttatttaagaaaataaattatggtatatataaacatgataACAAGAGAATATATAGAAGCTGGGAGGGTGACATGCACGTACCAGTGTAAAGAAACTCCTCAAATCGCCTCCATGAACTTCAACCTTAGGCTTGATGGTTACTGAGGAAGGAAATAGCTCATGCCCATTATACACCTTCTTGTTCGAGTTGTATGTGACTGTCATTCTTACACTGGGGGAGAAGTAATCAACAACATCTCCAATAACTCTCCCAACCACAAGAGGATCTGATGACATCATTGCCATGATATCTCTCAAAGATTACAACCTTTCTGTTTTTCCTGAGGAAGCAGCTGGTTTCTTAATTGGCTTTGGATTGGAGATACCCATACTTATAGTGTTGAGAGAAGAACCTTTGAAGCTACAGAGATCCATCAAAGTTGAAGGCAAGTGGGGTAGGAAAATAGTTTATGAGGTGGAAGATACATAAAGTCTAGGACTGTGTTTTCTATGTAAAATAAGAACTTTTAAGGCAACGTTATTGTGAAAGTGGCCCTAAATTTCTTTTTTCATGAGTTTTCAAACagatgataatttttttatatttctttgtATGCGGACATATATACTCTCTAGTAATCGGTTTGTTCGTATGGAGAATTTTAGTAACCATTAAAATTAGGTTACTACATTTTTGTATCATATTGATGTACCACATGATACGACAATTGTACTACCAGAAAATAGGGCTTGCCCTACAAAGTTTTGCCCAACAAGAGTTCGTCTTGTAAAGTCTCTTTACCCGACGGATATTTGAGTTGGTAAGGCGAGGATGGTCAACATTCAGGGTTTACCCAAAACCCTTAAGTGATAGAAAATATTCGTAGGGCAAGTCAAAATTCGTTGGGGCGACATTTTGGCTCGAGGAGGGAAAAAATGACGATCAAACGGTTTGCCTGACAAATCCTGTCTTAGTCGGCTAGGTAGGCTATGCTCGACAACACTATATGTCAGCTAAGATCTACTGTCGTTGGTCAAAAGCTCATAATGATGTGTAATAAATATCTACCAACATAACCTTTGCCTGATGTTTTCCTTGTATTTGCCCAAGTGAATGGCTCGTCAGGCAATCCCCTATCCGTCAATTATAAGTCTAtgccttcctcttcctcttcatccTTCTACTCAGTACcttcctcttcctttttctCCTCCATGCCCTccttttcctcttcctctttctcccttTCTTCTTTGCTTCAATGCCCCATTTTCCCATTACCCAAACCCTACCCTTTCACCACTTTGCACAAAGTCCCCAAGTATCTCATGAAAAGCAATAGCAGCAAAGGCACAACTATGGGCCTGAGTTCACAACCAGAAGACGGTGCCTAGATCCACGCGGCTAGTTAGGGGAAGGAGGTGTGCCTTCAATTATGTAGGTCTAGAGAGTAGTATTGGTGGTAAAATCCAGAGAAGTAAGTATGAGAGGAGCATGGAGAGGATACCACCGTCATaagttccaaaagttacttggaTGTCTTGCATGTGGAAGAACATGAAAAGGATACCACCATCATGGGTTCCAAAGCTCTAAGACCTATTGctgagccttttttttttcacgaaaGACTACATtgtacttaatggaagtatataATAAACTCTAAGTATATTGGAATGCCAACAAATGCATGAGGCAGTGCAAAATCGAATTTGTCTTGTATCATAGCATTGGCTAGTAtcatttaaatttcttttttttttctcaatttttttttgtttgtttgttttgtaagGGGTTCTAAAGCTCTAAACCATATGGTTGAGCCTTTTTTCACGAAAGACTGCATTGTATTTAATAGAAGTATATAAAACACTCTTAAGTGTTTTGGATCCATTATTTACGAGGGCACAtgcatatacttcgagatctccTACTCCAAAAATCACCCAAAAAACGTTCggagattaggtaacgggacAAATCATTCGACAATTAGAAGAtaaaattcacaatttaacagTCGTTCTAGCTccaattttgttcttttttttcaaatacaaTACTCAACCGTAGAAGAATAAGATGAACAAACTAGacaatcaatttaaaatatttaaaatagtGGATACAACAAAAACTTACATTATACTTAATATAAGTATAGAAAAAACTCTAAGCGCAAGCGTACTAAAGGGGAATGAAATGGTAGGAAACGGAAATGCACACATCAAAAGTCATTCAAGTTTTTACTAAAACATCCGGAATAAAAAGAAATAGTGGGACCCGCCTAAAATCAAGAATCCCATTTCTGTAATGGCAGGACGTATTtggattccaatttttgtactGATAATACCCTTAAACTCCAAACGAAGATGAGAACTATGTCAGGAACTAACCAAGGGATGATGATGTTTACAACCCTTATGATGTGATGGATGGCCAAAGAAGCTGCCTTCAAGCCCTTGATTAACAAGACCCGCACGACCGCGTTGCTAAAGATAGCTCGACCCGGCTCGCGTTTTCGATGAAGACCCAAGAACATGGAAGATGGTGGTCTCGCAACCAGAAAAGAGAGTAGATAGATAGAATTGCAACAAATTACTGGGTACTTGGAGAATTTAGAAAAGGAGGAGGGGGGGTAGAaggaagtttttttattttatttttatttttatttttttttggtttgcttTATGATGGTAAGGAGAGGACCAATGGAAAAAATAAGTGTtactaaaacataaaaaaatatttattttctctactaaaatataaaaaaaaatgaaagaataaaAGTTTTACTAAATATAATTAGCATATAAAATATATTAGTTAAAATAGGGGTATTTTAATAATCACAttagttttcattccgattTATGTGAATTAGTAAATAGTTTATATAGATTAATTTCATTCCTACTCTAATGCCAAATAGTATTAGGAAACAACTTTAACAGtaatctgattctgattccatATCATTCCAATTCATCCACAATTCAATTCCTTTCAATATGATTATAGATTAGTAAATGAGCCATAAGTGTTTTGGAATCCATTCTTTACCaggggatacacattctacaaaacttgtTTCcacgatccaatcgtcaaacatATTTGCATATACTTCAAGATCTCCAATGCCATAAATCATCCCCAAAAAAATGTTCGAGGactaagtaacgggacaaaatcaTTTGATGGTTAGAAACtaaaattcattatttaatagttattttagcttcgattttgttcatttttaacaATGCCCCAAATCAAGAGTAAAAGCACACAATGAATTTAATGATCATCAAATTCGATGATTTTTATTGAACCGTTTGAACTTAATGTTCAAAAGTAGAGAAATATTTCTTTTAAGTTTGCCTAATGGATTACTCGTTTTCGTCGGACCAACCTTCTAAATTATGTCGGCTTTAGCTATCCTTCCGTCGGGCAATGTTGAAAAAGCCTTCTAAAAACTTTTCCAAAAACTGAAATTGGCCCCCAAAATAGAGGGGTAACCCGACGAAGTATTCCCAAATTTTGGTGACGTTGCCCGATGAAGTTATTGTGTTTTCCCAAcagaaatttagggttttgaacacgtgtcaaattttaaaaagcCTTTGCCTGACTAACCTTCTATCGGGCAAAGGTTTGAAAATGTTATAGCCCCATAACCTTATGCTTTCTTCCTCCTCGTGCCGTTCAACCCTGTAAGCTCTCTCTCGATCTCAAATCCTCTCTCTTAGTCCTCTATGTGTGTTAAATCCTCTCTCTACCCCGTGCCCAGCAACTGCATGTCTCTCGctctcctattttttttttttttttttcaatttgaagTTGTTAGGATATTGTGATTAGCGGATTGCTTATGTTAGGAATTGAAATTGTGGTTGTTTCTTGTGtgattcaatttgaaatattttgcgATTTGTGGATAGGGGTAGGTATGAGGAGGTGTTCAGTGGCTGTGGGTAAGGGCACGGTGGTGTTGGAGTGGGGTATTGGTGGTGGCGATGGTGGAGATGGTGGTGTGGTGGTGGGGTGGGTGGTTTAGGTACGGTGTTGGTGGGGTATGGTGGGTGgtcaatgaaattttaggaaattttgaaatgttaggCAATTTTAGAAGGAGAATTGtcattggcactccaaactttctatgattagaaagaaaaataaactttTGAGGAATGTATAATGAGacttttggagtgctaataacaattcccttttagAAATTGTTTGAAATGTTAGGCAGTTTTAgaaattatttgaaatttttgaaatatgtgaaacttttgaaacatatgagaaattatttagaaattttaggaaattttataaattatttgaaatgttacgcaattttataaattatttgaaatgttacgcaattttataatttttttttttttgaaattttaaaaattatatggTTTCTTTTTCCACATATGTCTTCTCGTTTGATTAATAGTCGTCGCTGTTCTACTTCCACCTCTTCTCAGAGTGAGCGGTCGGCCCCCAGTGCCATTTTGTCGGCTAGCAGGACCTAGCGACCACTGCCAAGTCGACCGCCGGCGTGAGTACGTCTATGCCTTGACCTGGGTCGTCCAATCTGCCAGGCGATTCAATTGGCTATTCGATCTTCCAGGCGACTCCACAACAGCAAATAAAGGTAGCTAGGAGAAGAAGTCGTACCTTCACCATTCCGGTTCTCGATCCTTATCTTATCGGGTGGAGGAATAGCGGGTGGGTAGAAATCATTTCCGAGAGTGGTGGTTTGAAGGGAGATACACGCCAATTATGGCAACGAGGTCGCAAACGTAATTTCCGTAAGTACTCATTTCTATGTTTACTTGTAAATCCATTACAATAAAAAGCTCAAATGATGACCGATAACcttattttgtttccttttttttttttttttgtaggtttCTATGGTTCAGGAGAGGGACGAGTACCTCCCCAACCTCTCCCAGCAGCAACCGAACGTGCCTATGGAGGAGCTGACACTTGAACCAGAGGTGTCTCTCCAGATGCTGATGGATGAGGTTGGATGAAGGAAAGGCAAGGAAGTTCGTGGTGTGGTTCAGGAATTCGggggtcttcttcttcttcagccaACTCTAATTTATCGATCGAGACTGATTCCAGACTTGGGCAACTGAAGATGGAGCTGGTGTGCCAAAAGGAAGAAGGTCAGCACTTGGCACAGGCTGCTGCGAAGGACCGAGAATTAGTGCACCTACACTTCGGTGTCGTAGCCCAGTCCTTATCAGCTTCAGGCATCAAGATTCTCGAGGCCCCGACCGAACTTTTGCAGGCATTCCCCTAATCATTCCAGAAGTTGCCCCAGCAACCACACCAACAGCTATCTCAGCAGCCACCACAGtagtttacattttattttcattttttagttGTTGTAATTTAATTGCACGAAACAATTCCATTTTGGTTGTAAATTTTCTTTAT
Protein-coding regions in this window:
- the LOC126589833 gene encoding CEN-like protein 2 isoform X1; translated protein: MAMMSSDPLVVGRVIGDVVDYFSPSVRMTVTYNSNKKVYNGHELFPSSVTIKPKVEVHGGDLRSFFTLVMTDPDVPGPSDPYLKEHLHWIVTDIPGTTDNTFGKEVVKYEMPRPNIGIHRFVFLLFKQKARQTVIPPASKDHFNTRKFAEANDLGLPVTAVFFNAQRETAARRR
- the LOC126589833 gene encoding CEN-like protein 2 isoform X2, producing the protein MAMMSSDPLVVGRVIGDVVDYFSPSVRMTVTYNSNKKVYNGHELFPSSVTIKPKVEVHGGDLRSFFTLVMTDPDVPGPSDPYLKEHLHWIVTDIPGTTDNTFGREVVKYEMPRPNIGIHRFVFLLFKQKARQTVIPPASKDHFNTRKFAEANDLGLPVTAVFFNAQRETAARRR